TGAAGTTCTAAAATAATTCGTTAAACAttgtttcaattaaaaattctcaaagttataattttaagggaatacttttatttttcaaattatttaattgacaagttgaagaaaatatttaattttttttttaaatataagttaTTTGCGATCATTTAACATTCAgatccttttttaaattaatagatATTAAGCTAAGCATCCAGTCACATATCCcaatttgttaaaatcaaaagaaaattaaacttaaagaCAGTAAGACAACATTTCACTCATTGTGCAAGGCTTATCACAGCATTCATGTACAATTCCGTGTCTGCGTCGTCGGATCTTAGCTAAACCACTGTTTTCCATGCTAGTCAAAAATGGCAACATATCAAGGCTCAATCCGAAATTAAAGTCATCTTCAGTATTATCATCATTTAAGTCTTCATCGTCAAGAGTTactaaagaaaatataaattttgttattaaaattggCATTGGttagataaattttaatttacttacgTCCGCTTcgttttgttgttttgtatcCTCCAATACCATTTGGACACACCATTTCCATGGTTTGTCTCAATCCTTGGCCACATATTCTTTGTTCTCCAAATGAAATATTCATTATTGCTAAGAATACAACAAATAAAAGTACTGCTCCAATTCCagaatagatttttgaaaatgccaTTTTTTGATACTAGAAGAAGAAGATGTAACTGGTACTGTGACTGTAGGATCTGAACTAATGATACATCTTCAGTGTTTCTTGCTCTTTATATACAATAGTTTTCTATAATATATTCCGAAAGGAGATTTCATATAATTTACATtaacttgaaatcatgtaaaatTCGAAGAATTATAAATAAGTTTAGTTGACAAGATGTATGCTCATTTGTCTCAACAATTATGCATATTTAATAACTTAACCCCAAACATTACCTAATTTTTTCACAGCACAAAAGAAATCTTTGTCTCAAGGTTAAGAAGTTTGTGCCTGGATGTGCGAAAAATACATTACCTTTGTATTTgtttgaaataactttttaaatcttaaaaataaatacaagagtTGTTGGAAATATGTAGTTAATTTAACTCTTTTATATCGTTTTGTTAAAATACTCAAACAACGTCCACatcaatcccaaaaaaaaatactaaataataaaattattaaaatcattattaaaaaacaaaaagtagcTCAAGTGATTTAAAATAGTATCACCATTCAAACATAACCTTTGGTTCCTTATATTCTTCTTACTCACTTCATTAAAACCACAGGAAACTATAAGTTCCTCAAactactaaaaaacaaaaataataaacaaacaaaaaacataaaattaaaaaattattaacgtaatataaattaaaaaacaaaaaaaaaaaaaaaacattaacaaaaaatggttgaacaaataaatataaataaacaaacaattaaatataatgatctacatacatatatatatatatattatatataatttaaaaaatatacatttatatacgtatattttaaaatattttgtaaataatattaaactataaaacaaaaaaagaaaattaaacaaaacaaaaataacaatgcAACGGTGCAAGAAGCAGCAATATCGAAGGTGCCCCTATGGGGCATTCTTCGACTACACTCATTATGTAaagcaaaccaaaaaaacaaaacaaaattatatttatatatatattaaacagaagaaacaaaaaaaaatatgaagataaattattttattttcaaaatgcaaatttagttagaaaaatattcaacgactaatagaacaaaaaaaaaaattaaaaataaattaaaatattttattttttatttatattttttgacaaaactaaaatttaaataaaaaattaaaacacactacatattttgttaaacaaaataataaatcttcctatatatttttttttatataatttattttaaaatttaataattggcATTGTGGTGTGTGTTAATAGAGCATTTCAGCAAACTGATATATGTATAGTATctacttcaaaaattttaatgacagtacatttctctctctctcttaactcttgttttgtcttaatttttcttttctttctaaaatacaacaaaaacaaaaaaaatatctatatctctttgtttttttttttctctctctttttctctatatacttttttttcattgaataccATGCTTCTTTTGCGAGTACCTTTAAACATTTAAACATTCGCGtggtaactttttttgtttgaaaagttaCTCACGTATATTTTGGGTGAGTTGCTATATTTACCTGGTTAAAGAAAtaactaaagttttttttttttttaattcttgtctaattaaacaaaaaatcataaaaaaatgctttttatgtaaatattatgcaaaatttaaataatatgtattttatgaTATAAATagtgttatttttttcacttctcaCTCTACTCTCATAATATTGTTCATCTctcattattttaattgtttgtttgtttgcatTTATAACAATTAAATACAGAAACTGTTCCGATCGAATTTTTgttctgaattatttttttttataaataatttagttTACACAACACTATGCtgcttagattttttttaaatgtttgttaattttttgttggttttccTTTTAGTTATATCTTTGTTATATGTAATATAACTTTATTGagcttttttttgatattttgtttgtaaatgtGACGAATTCTCAGAGAATCTAGATGAAAATAGTAAATATACATATGGGAAATGGAAAAATCGACAAAACCTTAACAAAAACTTGTCATAATGATTACGATATTGACGTTGTAAGTTGACGTAACTTTTAATAACTTAACATTAACGATGTTATAAACAATATATTATTTCGAAATTAACAGTAAGTCTAGAGTCTTATCTTACAATGTTTGCATCAAAACATTTACTGGAATATTTTGTTCTATTAGGTATACTTTTAGGTTCGTTCGCCGGTAAAGATTCTAGCCATTAAATCTTctatgaataaaaacaaaatcaattcaaagaactgatttaaaataaacgattttaaatatctgtgtatattttcttaattttcttaaatttaacggttttatttgtttttgtaatggtCAATTCGGtcaacgaattttttcaaaCCGAAACAAACTTTCTGTaactttgtttttgtaatgGTCAATTCGGTCAACGAATTTTTTCAAGCAGAAACAAACTTTCTGTAACCGCCAATTAGTCATAAAATCTGCCCTCAAAGCTTAACCCCATTAAagccaagttttaaaaatttaactgaaTTTGTGATTAACTGAATTGATTTTCTATAATGTATGCTGATGTCAACAACATTTCACGTTCGGTTGTCagcttttttgtttaatttttgaaatacgtTACCTTTCATCAGACAatcaataaaaaactgttattcaaattaattagagctaaaattgtaataaaagtagGCTTTCTGGGTATTGAAAAAAGCGTATAATGTAATATTGTTTTACATACAATCTGTTTTGCGtgttatttgaatattttttattggtcAAATTTTGGAAACAAATATCTCTTTAAATTCTCCTTCATATGATTCTATCTTGAATTGACCCAACAAAGTGTTACCCTTCCAATCAtttatagaccagggtcgataatttttgaaaccaaaaaaaatcatagtagaatgaaacccattggaaaaggaggtgaatatgatgaaaattaaaggaaaaataaattacgggcgagccgagttcgggaagtgggtgggtagagtttttaatggtaaaaattggtacatctcgatttccggcaaaactacaaatcctatagaaaaaagttgtttggcaaagttgtaggtaataaaaagatctacaacttttgtattaacaattttttcacataacctcaaaatttatgtgaaaaattcaaaaaaccgagtttttggttttttatttttatctttttcaaaaacaaaaatttttttacgaaatttggtgaaaacttaccttattatgtcccaaatacactgtaatttatttgatttaaaatattaatttgttcaccttattttgacttaataccaaaaaaacaccctaattttcaatcgaaaattcacgtgtcaaaatatcagcttttttcaaaaagtcggtgggcatttcgttcgttaaaatgtctattttctgatggtgtaaaaaaaattgtacattagtatactataaaacatgttctagtaaaattcaaaaaatgaaaaaagcttgaattcgaaaaaaaaattttatcattgtttacaattttggactatttattcaaatttacactttaattacttaaaaaacgtaagatttcatgtaacattgattaatcttacgttttttgagtaattaaagtgtgaatttgaataaataggccaaaattgtaaacaatgataaaaatttttttttgaatcgaagcttttttcattttttaaatttttctagaacatcttcta
This DNA window, taken from Episyrphus balteatus chromosome 2, idEpiBalt1.1, whole genome shotgun sequence, encodes the following:
- the LOC129912795 gene encoding probable insulin-like peptide 1, which gives rise to MAFSKIYSGIGAVLLFVVFLAIMNISFGEQRICGQGLRQTMEMVCPNGIGGYKTTKRSGLTLDDEDLNDDNTEDDFNFGLSLDMLPFLTSMENSGLAKIRRRRHGIVHECCDKPCTMSEMLSYCL